In one window of Nitrospirota bacterium DNA:
- a CDS encoding 6-pyruvoyl tetrahydropterin synthase: MPEVRLTKRIEFSAAHRYCNPAWDEARNRATFGACFNEPGHGHNYMLEVTVAGQVDPQTGMVVNLYDLKRVLKEILEEFDHKHLNLDTPYFHDRIPTTENIAVVLWRVLAARSEIGRLEKVRLFEDEDLSAEFMGGEGQAGLTKRYHFAAAHRLQSKGLSEEQSRRLFGKCHSPGSHGHNYVLHVTVQGAIDPITGMLVDIPTLDRIVTEQILRRLDHQDIDRDPELARRITSGENLARFLWDLLIKGLPAGRLERIGLSETRGAYYEYRG; this comes from the coding sequence ATGCCGGAAGTCCGATTGACCAAACGGATTGAGTTTTCCGCCGCGCATCGCTATTGCAACCCAGCCTGGGACGAAGCGCGCAACCGGGCGACGTTCGGGGCCTGCTTCAACGAGCCGGGGCATGGCCACAATTACATGCTCGAAGTCACCGTGGCTGGACAGGTGGACCCCCAGACCGGCATGGTGGTCAACCTCTACGATCTCAAGCGGGTGCTAAAAGAAATTCTGGAAGAATTCGATCACAAGCATCTCAACCTGGATACCCCCTACTTTCACGACAGGATTCCGACCACCGAAAACATTGCGGTCGTGCTCTGGCGCGTCCTGGCGGCCCGTTCTGAGATCGGCCGCCTCGAAAAGGTCAGGCTATTCGAAGATGAAGACCTGTCCGCGGAGTTCATGGGGGGCGAAGGCCAGGCCGGGTTGACCAAGCGGTACCACTTTGCGGCGGCCCATCGCCTGCAGAGCAAGGGGCTATCCGAGGAGCAGAGCCGGCGGTTGTTCGGAAAGTGCCACAGCCCTGGCTCCCACGGGCATAATTATGTGTTGCACGTGACCGTGCAGGGCGCGATTGATCCGATCACCGGCATGCTGGTGGATATTCCGACGCTGGACCGTATCGTGACCGAACAGATCCTCCGGCGACTCGACCATCAGGATATCGATCGGGACCCGGAGCTGGCCCGTCGTATCACCAGCGGCGAAAACCTGGCCCGGTTCCTGTGGGATCTCTTGATAAAAGGACTTCCGGCCGGCCGCTTGGAACGGATCGGCCTGTCCGAAACGCGCGGGGCCTACTACGAATATCGCGGCTAA
- the rfbC gene encoding dTDP-4-dehydrorhamnose 3,5-epimerase → MRFVDTALRGVILIEIDVFPDARGHFFEISHAKKYAEGGITAPFVQSNFSRSSRGTLRGLHYQLIQPQGKLVTVVEGTIFDVAVDIQVGSPTFGRFVCYELSVENKRQLYIPSGYAHGFCALTDTVGVVYNCTDFYSPKGERGLIWSDPEIGIPWPVSQPLLSPKDAAYKTLADMAGELPVYQPA, encoded by the coding sequence GTGCGGTTTGTTGACACGGCGTTACGGGGCGTGATCCTCATCGAAATTGATGTCTTTCCCGATGCACGCGGCCATTTCTTCGAGATCAGCCACGCCAAGAAATACGCGGAGGGCGGGATCACGGCCCCCTTCGTCCAGTCCAACTTTTCCCGTTCCAGCCGCGGCACCCTGCGCGGGTTGCACTATCAACTGATTCAGCCGCAAGGCAAGCTGGTGACCGTCGTGGAGGGAACGATCTTCGACGTGGCGGTGGATATCCAGGTGGGCTCTCCGACGTTCGGCCGATTCGTGTGCTATGAGCTGTCCGTAGAGAACAAGCGACAACTCTATATCCCGTCCGGCTACGCCCATGGGTTCTGCGCCCTGACCGACACGGTTGGCGTCGTTTACAACTGCACGGATTTCTACTCGCCCAAGGGCGAACGGGGACTCATCTGGAGCGATCCGGAGATCGGGATTCCCTGGCCGGTGTCCCAGCCGCTGCTCTCGCCCAAGGATGCCGCCTACAAGACCCTTGCGGACATGGCCGGGGAGTTGCCGGTCTACCAGCCCGCCTGA
- a CDS encoding EVE domain-containing protein has protein sequence MSPNRPYWLMKSEPGAFSIDDLRKAPGRKTCWDGVRNYQARNYMRAMKAGDQVFFYHSNADPPAIVGIAEVVREAYPDPTAFDQQHRHYDPKSKLEKPLWDMVDIRLVKILTRPLSLERLRQEPGLKRMELLRKGSRLSVQPVQAAEWALILRLAKE, from the coding sequence ATGTCACCAAATCGCCCGTATTGGCTGATGAAATCCGAGCCCGGCGCTTTTTCAATTGACGATCTGCGCAAGGCCCCGGGTCGCAAGACTTGCTGGGACGGGGTGCGCAATTATCAAGCCCGTAATTACATGCGGGCGATGAAGGCAGGAGACCAGGTGTTCTTTTACCATAGCAATGCCGATCCGCCGGCGATCGTCGGCATCGCGGAAGTGGTGCGCGAGGCCTATCCCGATCCCACCGCCTTCGACCAGCAGCACCGCCACTACGACCCCAAGAGCAAGCTGGAGAAGCCCCTGTGGGACATGGTGGATATCCGGCTGGTCAAGATCCTGACCAGACCCTTGTCGTTGGAGCGGCTCAGACAGGAGCCTGGCCTCAAAAGGATGGAACTCCTGCGGAAGGGGTCCCGGCTGTCGGTCCAACCGGTACAAGCAGCCGAGTGGGCTCTGATCCTGAGGCTGGCCAAGGAATAG
- a CDS encoding allantoinase, translating to MTERKRHLKLVQPQYTLCYGMRLDRGAAPELVHPHVPVMLPDGSRDTMALHVINGSVGEIKARLLQSVDAFFEIYGES from the coding sequence ATGACGGAACGAAAGCGGCATCTGAAGCTGGTGCAGCCCCAGTACACCCTCTGCTACGGGATGCGGTTGGACCGGGGGGCGGCGCCTGAGCTGGTCCATCCCCATGTGCCCGTGATGTTGCCGGATGGCTCGCGCGACACGATGGCCCTGCATGTCATCAACGGGTCGGTCGGGGAGATCAAGGCGCGGTTGCTGCAAAGTGTGGACGCGTTCTTTGAGATCTACGGAGAGTCCTGA
- the thrH gene encoding bifunctional phosphoserine phosphatase/homoserine phosphotransferase ThrH: MTQPVLACLDLEGVLVPEIWINVAERTGISELRLTTRDIPDYDVLMKRRLGILDRHGLRLQDIQAVIATMAPLEGAGEFLDWLRERCQLIILSDTFYEFALPLMRQLGYPTLFCHRLEVDGTGRITDYCLRQPNQKQESVMALRSLRFKIVAAGDSYNDTAMLAAADAGIFFRPPSTISQQFPQFPVTQTYSELKQQFRLAGGLAP; encoded by the coding sequence ATGACGCAACCGGTGCTAGCCTGTTTGGATTTGGAAGGGGTCTTGGTCCCGGAGATTTGGATCAATGTCGCCGAACGGACCGGCATCAGCGAGCTCCGTCTGACCACGCGAGACATTCCCGACTATGATGTGCTGATGAAGCGGCGCTTGGGCATTCTCGACCGGCATGGTCTACGACTGCAGGATATTCAGGCCGTCATTGCGACCATGGCTCCGTTGGAGGGAGCGGGCGAGTTTCTGGACTGGCTGCGGGAGCGGTGCCAGCTCATTATTCTCTCGGACACGTTCTACGAGTTTGCGCTTCCGCTCATGAGGCAGCTCGGCTATCCCACGCTCTTTTGCCATAGGCTGGAGGTGGACGGGACCGGGCGGATCACCGACTACTGCCTTCGACAGCCGAATCAAAAACAGGAATCCGTGATGGCGTTGAGGAGTCTGCGGTTCAAAATCGTCGCGGCGGGCGACTCCTATAACGATACCGCCATGCTGGCCGCGGCAGATGCGGGGATCTTCTTCCGGCCTCCCAGCACGATCAGCCAACAGTTTCCACAGTTCCCCGTGACCCAAACCTATTCCGAGCTGAAGCAACAATTCCGCCTGGCGGGCGGGTTGGCCCCCTAG
- a CDS encoding YkgJ family cysteine cluster protein yields MTEDRTVERLDVSVNTPAGPVTVPVEVPLHFVPVAAIVPSIRRIGEAAQALEERDVVMHGAAISCKKGCAACCRMLIPLAAPEAFALADAIRAWPAEQREAVLTSLADARAQLERTGVLPHLYEIAESERQLDDDTFEPINRAYYALRLPCPFLVEEVCSIYDDRPAACRELLVTSPAELCQDLERNPVRPVPIPLRVGTVLALLWADLIGGPARFIPLPLALEWAERHRQKGGRSWQGREMLERALDKVWWYLSREVTARQRVSHSSSSRGQERPQP; encoded by the coding sequence ATGACGGAAGACCGGACAGTTGAACGGCTTGATGTTTCGGTGAATACGCCCGCCGGTCCGGTCACGGTGCCTGTGGAGGTACCGCTCCACTTCGTGCCTGTCGCGGCGATTGTTCCCTCCATTCGCCGCATTGGCGAGGCGGCGCAGGCGCTGGAGGAGCGTGACGTCGTTATGCATGGCGCGGCGATTTCCTGCAAGAAAGGCTGCGCCGCCTGCTGCCGGATGTTGATTCCGTTGGCGGCTCCGGAAGCGTTTGCGTTGGCGGATGCGATCAGGGCCTGGCCTGCGGAGCAGCGGGAGGCAGTCCTGACCAGTCTGGCGGATGCGCGTGCGCAACTGGAGCGAACCGGGGTCCTTCCGCACCTCTACGAGATTGCCGAATCGGAACGCCAGCTCGATGACGACACCTTCGAACCGATCAACCGTGCCTATTATGCGCTCCGGCTGCCCTGTCCATTCCTGGTCGAGGAAGTGTGCTCCATCTATGACGATCGCCCGGCTGCCTGCCGAGAACTGTTGGTGACGTCGCCGGCAGAATTGTGCCAGGATTTGGAACGAAACCCCGTCAGGCCTGTCCCCATCCCCCTGCGCGTCGGGACGGTGCTGGCTCTGCTCTGGGCCGACCTTATCGGTGGGCCGGCCCGATTCATTCCCTTGCCGTTGGCGCTGGAATGGGCTGAGCGTCATAGACAGAAGGGTGGCCGATCCTGGCAGGGAAGGGAGATGCTGGAACGGGCGCTCGACAAGGTGTGGTGGTATTTAAGTCGCGAGGTTACGGCCCGCCAACGTGTCTCCCACAGTTCTTCGTCACGCGGGCAGGAGCGCCCGCAGCCCTGA
- a CDS encoding peroxiredoxin: protein MATDVAPEIKAGDTAPDFTLKDQDQKDVKLSDFRGKKNVVLAFYPLDWSPVCTGENKCLTDDFPKFDQMNAVVFGISTDSFFSHKAWADSLGLKQQLLADFNREVVKKYGLYFEPLNCGKRATVIVDKNGKVAYVKVQEIKVARDDKDILEALKKLN, encoded by the coding sequence ATGGCCACAGATGTCGCCCCCGAGATAAAAGCAGGGGACACCGCCCCTGATTTCACGCTGAAAGACCAGGACCAGAAGGATGTCAAGCTCAGCGATTTCCGCGGCAAGAAGAACGTCGTACTGGCGTTTTACCCGCTGGATTGGAGCCCCGTCTGCACCGGAGAGAACAAGTGCCTGACCGACGATTTTCCGAAGTTCGATCAAATGAACGCGGTGGTCTTCGGTATCAGCACGGACAGCTTCTTTTCCCACAAAGCCTGGGCCGACTCGTTGGGGCTCAAGCAGCAACTGCTCGCCGATTTCAATCGCGAAGTTGTGAAGAAGTATGGCCTGTATTTCGAGCCGCTGAATTGCGGCAAGCGCGCGACGGTGATCGTGGACAAGAACGGGAAAGTGGCCTACGTGAAGGTCCAGGAAATCAAGGTCGCTCGGGACGACAAGGATATCCTCGAGGCGCTCAAGAAGCTCAACTAA
- a CDS encoding HU family DNA-binding protein: MAKAMTKSQIADHVAGKAGITKKAAAQLLDDLAALAYKEAKNTFALPGIGKLVLANRKARMGRNPQTGEAIKIPAKRVVKFRVAKAAKDAILGKR; encoded by the coding sequence ATGGCAAAAGCGATGACCAAGTCCCAGATTGCCGATCACGTGGCGGGAAAAGCCGGCATCACCAAGAAGGCTGCGGCGCAGCTCCTGGATGATTTGGCGGCCCTGGCCTATAAGGAAGCGAAGAACACCTTCGCACTGCCGGGAATCGGCAAGCTGGTGTTGGCAAACCGAAAGGCTCGGATGGGACGCAATCCCCAAACCGGCGAGGCGATCAAGATCCCGGCCAAGCGCGTGGTGAAGTTCCGCGTGGCCAAGGCTGCGAAGGATGCCATCCTCGGGAAGCGGTAA
- a CDS encoding cyclase family protein, which yields MRKCDGFFRLTALWAVFVAGLLVACTPARTGLLVDLTYPFGQDTIYWPHNKPFQWERTDWGMTSGGYWYASATFSASEHGGTHLDAPIHFGRGRRTVDQIPLEQLTGPAIVVDVRPRCEEQPDFELTVEDLQAWESRYGRIPDGAIVLMFSGWGQRWPDRQRYLGSQTSDDPLTLHFPGFSREAATFLVAQRAVRGLGIDTASIDPGRSRDFPVHRVLGEADVYALENVASLERLPPRGATLWALPIKINGGTGSPVRIVAQVP from the coding sequence ATGCGGAAGTGCGATGGCTTCTTCCGGCTGACGGCCTTGTGGGCGGTTTTCGTGGCCGGTCTGCTGGTGGCTTGTACACCGGCTCGGACGGGGCTGTTGGTTGATCTGACCTATCCCTTCGGTCAGGACACGATTTACTGGCCCCATAACAAACCCTTCCAGTGGGAACGGACCGATTGGGGAATGACTTCCGGCGGGTACTGGTATGCCTCCGCGACATTTTCGGCGTCGGAACATGGAGGCACTCATCTGGATGCCCCCATTCATTTTGGTCGGGGGCGTCGCACGGTGGACCAGATTCCACTCGAACAGCTGACCGGGCCAGCGATTGTAGTGGATGTTCGGCCCCGCTGCGAGGAGCAGCCGGACTTCGAGTTGACCGTTGAGGATCTCCAGGCCTGGGAGTCCCGGTACGGGCGAATCCCAGACGGGGCCATCGTCCTGATGTTTTCCGGCTGGGGGCAACGGTGGCCGGACCGGCAGCGGTATCTGGGAAGCCAGACCTCGGACGATCCCCTGACCCTTCATTTCCCTGGATTTTCACGTGAAGCGGCCACGTTCCTGGTTGCGCAGCGGGCCGTTCGTGGGCTGGGCATCGATACGGCGAGCATCGATCCGGGGCGTTCGCGGGATTTTCCCGTGCACCGAGTGCTGGGGGAGGCCGATGTCTATGCCCTGGAGAACGTGGCCTCGCTCGAGCGGCTGCCACCTCGCGGCGCAACCCTCTGGGCCTTGCCGATCAAGATCAACGGAGGAACCGGCAGCCCGGTGCGCATTGTGGCCCAAGTTCCCTAA
- a CDS encoding redoxin domain-containing protein, translating into MGESIHVGELVPNFELETYDPRKGEFGKVSLESLKQAKKWTVLVFYPADYTFVCPTELADVAEKYKDLAGSGAEVIAVSTDTKFVHMAWQREEKLLKGLAYPMGADPTGKVSRLFGVYDEATGLALRGTFIISPEGKLVVAEVHFYNVGRSAAELLRKVKANVYCAAHPEEACPANWSEGGKTLKPGAGLVGRVAEALGR; encoded by the coding sequence ATGGGTGAGAGCATACATGTCGGCGAGCTGGTTCCGAATTTTGAGCTGGAAACGTATGATCCCCGCAAGGGGGAGTTCGGCAAGGTGTCGTTGGAATCTCTCAAACAGGCAAAGAAGTGGACCGTTCTTGTGTTTTACCCAGCCGACTATACCTTCGTCTGTCCCACCGAGCTGGCTGACGTGGCGGAGAAGTACAAAGACCTGGCGGGCTCGGGGGCCGAGGTGATCGCGGTGTCGACCGACACCAAGTTCGTCCATATGGCCTGGCAGCGGGAGGAGAAGCTGCTGAAGGGGCTCGCCTATCCGATGGGAGCGGACCCGACAGGCAAAGTGTCGCGGCTGTTCGGTGTGTATGACGAAGCGACAGGACTTGCGCTCAGAGGAACCTTCATCATCAGCCCCGAGGGCAAGCTCGTGGTCGCCGAGGTGCATTTCTACAATGTGGGCCGAAGCGCAGCGGAGCTTCTCCGGAAGGTCAAGGCGAATGTCTACTGCGCGGCTCATCCCGAAGAAGCCTGTCCGGCCAACTGGAGCGAGGGCGGGAAAACCTTGAAGCCGGGGGCGGGGCTGGTCGGGCGAGTGGCCGAGGCGCTGGGACGTTGA
- the erpA gene encoding iron-sulfur cluster insertion protein ErpA, whose product MVTITQKAEEKIKELMTEEKDVVGLRIYVRGGGCHGYQYGMAFESKMGDDDTVVEKGIVKVIMDSQSAPLLSGAEVDYVDSVQGSGFSIKNPQAKTTCGCGSSFSA is encoded by the coding sequence ATGGTGACAATCACGCAGAAGGCCGAGGAGAAGATCAAGGAATTGATGACGGAGGAGAAGGATGTGGTCGGCCTGCGCATCTACGTGCGCGGAGGCGGCTGCCATGGGTACCAGTATGGAATGGCCTTCGAATCCAAAATGGGCGACGACGACACCGTGGTCGAAAAGGGGATCGTGAAAGTCATCATGGATTCCCAGAGCGCGCCGCTCCTGAGCGGGGCTGAAGTGGACTATGTGGACAGCGTGCAGGGGTCCGGGTTTTCCATCAAGAACCCCCAAGCCAAAACCACATGCGGCTGCGGCAGCTCCTTTAGCGCCTGA
- a CDS encoding YdcF family protein: MMDMSPFLFGLYKLAKYGLYPLTWILLILGLLIPLTWLQPSPRRLRWRHSLAIAAFLILYILGAPFVANRLVGLIEEQAPPFDLTTSKRFDAIVVLGGGVASKGTLRPTNELSPSSMQRTMCGADLYAKGFAPRIIFAGGDASIFGEGAQEGVEMQGLALRLGIPEEVTVVEGRSRTTYENAVATKQIVGAGAVLMVTSAYHVPRAIGLFRKQGVDATPYPCTYIARDRIEAGWNGDLLDLIPEVESLRRSTVAINELVGTLIYRISGKI; the protein is encoded by the coding sequence ATGATGGACATGTCGCCGTTTCTGTTCGGTCTCTACAAGCTGGCGAAGTACGGGCTGTACCCGCTGACCTGGATATTACTCATTCTTGGTCTGTTGATTCCACTGACATGGCTTCAGCCCTCGCCACGAAGGCTCCGCTGGAGGCATTCTCTTGCGATCGCCGCATTTCTTATCCTGTATATATTGGGCGCACCGTTTGTGGCAAATCGGCTGGTGGGGCTGATTGAAGAGCAAGCTCCACCGTTTGACCTCACTACGTCAAAGCGATTTGACGCCATTGTGGTGCTTGGAGGCGGAGTGGCCAGCAAAGGCACATTACGGCCAACCAATGAACTTTCCCCTTCCAGCATGCAACGGACAATGTGCGGAGCCGATCTTTACGCCAAAGGATTTGCGCCGCGTATCATCTTTGCCGGAGGTGATGCGAGCATTTTTGGCGAGGGCGCTCAAGAAGGAGTGGAAATGCAAGGGTTAGCGCTTCGGCTCGGCATACCTGAAGAAGTTACGGTTGTCGAAGGTCGTTCGCGCACGACTTACGAGAACGCTGTCGCAACCAAACAGATCGTGGGCGCAGGCGCAGTCCTGATGGTTACATCCGCTTATCACGTACCGCGAGCCATCGGCTTGTTCCGCAAACAAGGCGTAGATGCCACCCCTTACCCCTGTACCTACATCGCTCGGGACCGGATCGAAGCCGGATGGAATGGTGATCTCTTAGACCTGATTCCAGAGGTCGAATCCTTGCGCAGAAGCACTGTGGCCATCAATGAGCTGGTCGGAACTCTGATCTACCGCATCAGCGGAAAGATCTGA
- a CDS encoding thioredoxin has product MAGSVEDVNDENYEEFVQAPAAVVAYGIASCEPCNAYDPILQETAARFATIRIGKAKMHVPGRCREIKKRHQFETYPTTHLFSQGKLLITREGKVEADELAALINDHLLKS; this is encoded by the coding sequence ATGGCTGGTTCAGTCGAAGACGTCAACGACGAGAATTACGAGGAGTTCGTGCAAGCCCCGGCTGCCGTCGTGGCCTACGGAATCGCCTCCTGCGAGCCCTGCAACGCCTACGACCCGATTCTCCAGGAAACGGCCGCCCGCTTTGCCACGATCCGGATCGGCAAGGCCAAGATGCACGTGCCTGGCCGGTGCCGAGAGATCAAAAAACGCCACCAGTTCGAGACCTATCCGACCACCCACCTCTTTTCCCAAGGGAAGCTGCTGATCACGCGGGAAGGCAAGGTGGAGGCGGACGAACTGGCGGCGCTCATCAACGACCATCTGCTCAAGAGCTAG